Genomic segment of Notolabrus celidotus isolate fNotCel1 chromosome 1, fNotCel1.pri, whole genome shotgun sequence:
CATAAAACTCAGTAATGTATAATAACTATTGCAGTTTCAATTAGATATGGATCATGCAACATGCATGAAATAATATTCTCTTTCTTCAGCTGAAAGATATTGTTGCTTTCATTTCAAttgaaaacattacattttacaaagaaaatgaaaatatataaacTCTTCTGTCGAAGAAGTCCTTCAAATTTCAGTGAATTCAGTCCAGTAATCTTTGACCAATGTGGTCATGTCAATTTGTCTGGTAGTAACTCCGGTCTGTAGTTGTCTACCACGGCCTCCAGGGAGCGCTGTTGActggactcttctctttgcTGATGCTGGTCTGGACTGGTAAGCTCAGAGGAGAGACGTCAGCATGCTTCTGCTgtcgctgctgctgcagttGTGTCAGGACACAAACTGTCATCTCCAGGATGTCTGCTTTCTCCAGCTTGGAGTCTGGCTCCTGTTTGAGGAACTCTGGACCCAGGAGAGACTTAAGCTGCTCAATGCTGCTGTTGATTCGCTCTCTGCGTAACTTCTCCACCTGAGGCTTtctgagctgcagaaacaaaaaagaaagacgtTAATATACTTATTCTGGAGAGAGGTTTTGGCATGAAGACAATCTATCATTGATTACATTGAAGTCTTGTTGGATCTTGAATTTACCTTGTGAGTCAGAGTGAGGTGCTCCTGAGAGTTGGTCATTGCTGCAGTGGTTGTAGGAGCCATGTCTGGATCTGTGTGCTGTAGAGGTCTCTGTAGAGAGAATCTGATCTCTGCTGGCTTCATCCCTCTTATTTATAGTCCCACATCTCCATATGAATGTGTGGGTTTGGGTCTGACTGGAGTTTCTCACACTCTCAGCCAACCAGAGAGCTTGTTGAGGCAATACGGCGTGTGGAGGGGCAACATGCTGAATGCTGTTAATGCCTGGGGGAAAATGGTTAGATCTCAGGGGAGCAGGTGGAGGACTGGGGGGG
This window contains:
- the LOC117811454 gene encoding transcription factor HES-5-like, producing the protein MKPAEIRFSLQRPLQHTDPDMAPTTTAAMTNSQEHLTLTHKLRKPQVEKLRRERINSSIEQLKSLLGPEFLKQEPDSKLEKADILEMTVCVLTQLQQQRQQKHADVSPLSLPVQTSISKEKSPVNSAPWRPW